One window of the Betta splendens chromosome 21, fBetSpl5.4, whole genome shotgun sequence genome contains the following:
- the LOC114846801 gene encoding signal transducer and activator of transcription 1-alpha/beta-like isoform X1 — protein sequence MSQWQELLRLNLVRGHLSHLYETTFPRHIRHSLCCYIESQDWDSAAVDECKANACFYALMLYLDEQKCSVQENNVLQAPDFPGMQDYLLKHFSNEPQRLAVVLSECLKEEKKVLALTSEPQPCVSPSVENNWSKLDNTVSDLKRQIMELKKENKTLEVLYENLDYIQKTWLDKVQQHTGPSQSQALNEECLKHTNFIIQTKQVVLQKVMNILNQVAHVVTVLVGVELPEWKRRQQMSCIGCPADTSLDHLQKWFTTVAEVLLHVRQQVQKMQDQDKKYNNSDVSNSSEAIDTCAQSLVMKLLTNALVVEKQPVMSSLLQRPLILKAGVRFTATVRFLINLPEFKDLLKVTPVFDKDVEAAVKGLRLASCCRFRQFNFVRDNSKRLDVDSPGGGLAAEFAYMDIKRKTKAPNEQSHVGVCEELHLVTFVTTFQIAGLECNIQVSSLPVVVISSSSQVCSAWASVMWWNMLSPSEPWNLSLFSNPPPLSWQQLSQVLSWQFLAAGQRGLDENQLLMLRDKVGVDPEGLVYWSNFFKNESAWIWIDGILDLIRKYLVDLWREGHIMGFVSRERTRVLLQEKCTGTFLLRFSESSKEGAISFSWVKHSNGEAHVHAVEPYTKKELEFMSLPDVLCSYSVGSKFRKPLVFLYPDIPKDVAFGRYYSSDLQTPKQGGSGYVDRRPVHVSLLPLTPHSPTMEMNAEPETMELEQWFEEMISDILTLPAPP from the exons ATGTCCCAgtggcaggagctgctgaggctgaactTAGTGCGGGGTCACCTAAGCCACCTGTACGAGACCACGTTCCCCAGACACATCCGCCATTCGCTGTGCTGCTACATAGAGAGCCAGGACTG GGATTCTGCCGCTGTGGATGAATGTAAAGCCAACGCTTGCTTCTATGCGTTGATGCTGTATCTGGATGAGCAGAAATGTTCTGTCCAGGAGAACAACGTTTTGCAGGCACCTGACTTCCCGGGGATGCAGGACTACCTGCTG AAACACTTCAGCAACGAGCCGCAGCGACTGGCTGTAGTCCTGTCTGAATGTCtcaaagaggagaagaaagtcCTGGCTTTAACCTCTGAGCCACAG CCTTGTGTCAGTCCATCTGTGGAGAATAACTGGAGCAAGCTGGACAACACAGTCAGTGACCTGAAAAGACAGATTATG GAATTGAAGAAGGAAAATAAGACCTTGGAGGTTCTGTATGAAAACCTGGACTACATACAGAAGACCTGGCTGGACAAAG TGCAGCAGCACACGGGACCTTCACAGTCTCAGGCTCTGAACGAGGAATGTCTCAAACACACCAACTTCATCATCCAGACAAAGCAG GTGGTTCTGCAGAAGGTCATGAACATCTTAAACCAAGTGGCGCACGTTGTGACGGTTCTCGTTGGCGTGGAGCTGCCTGAGTGGAAGCGACGGCAGCAGATGTCCTGCATCGGTTGTCCAGCTGACACAAGCTTGGACCACCTCCAGAAGTG GTTCACGACTGTGGCGGAGGTGCTGCTACACGTACGCCAACAAGTGCAGAAGATGCAAGACCAGGACAAGAAGTACAACAATTCTGATGTCTCCAATTCATCTGAGGCCATTGACACATGTGCACAGTCCTTGGTCATGAAACTCCTTACAAA TGCTCTAGTGGTTGAGAAACAACCCGTCATGTCCAGTTTACTACAGCGGCCTCTGATACTGAAAGCCGGCGTGCGATTCACAGCGACAGTGAG GTTCTTAATAAACCTCCCGGAGTTCAAAGACCTTCTCAAAGTCACACCCGTGTTTGACAA GGATGttgaagctgcagtgaaagg ACTCCGTTTGGCTTCATGCTGTAGGTTTCGCCAGTTCAATTTCGTCCGTGACAACAGTAAGAGGTTGGATGTGGACTCTCCTGGTGGAGGCCTTGCAGCAGAATTTGCATATATG GACATCAAACGGAAAACCAAGGCCCCAAATGAG caaagtcacgtgggagtctgtgaggagCTTCACCTCGTTACGTTTGTGACCACGTTCCAGATTGCAGGACTGGAGTGTAACATTCAG GTCAGCTCCCTGCCTGTCGTTGTCATCTCCAGTTCAAGTCAGGTGTGCAGTGCCTGGGCCTCTGTGATGTGGTGGAACATGCTGTCTCCCAGTGAACCATGG AACCTGTCGCTGTTTTCCAACCCCCCTCCACTCAGCTGGCAGCAGCTGTCACAGGTCCTGAGCTGGCAGTTTTTGGCTGCAGGCCAACGCGGACTTGATGAAAACCAGCTGCTCATGCTAAGAGACAAAGTTGGAG TTGATCCTGAGGGTCTTGTTTATTGGAGCAATTTCTTCAAG AACGAGAGCGCCTGGATTTGGATCGATGGAATCCTGGATTTGATCAGAAAGTATCTGGTGGATCTCTGGCGTGAAGG CCACATCATGGGCTTTGTGAGTCGGGAGAGAACACGAGTCCTGCTGCAGGAAAAATGCACCGGAACATTCCTGCTCCGCTTTAGCGAGAGCAGCAAGGAGGGAGCCATCAGCTTCAGCTGGGTGAAGCACTCCAACGGCG AGGCCCATGTGCATGCAGTGGAGCCCTACACCAAGAAGGAGCTGGAGTTCATGTCTCTGCCGGACGTTCTCTGCAGCTATAGTGTGGGCTCCAAGTTCAGGAAGCCTTTGGTCTTCCTCTACCCTGACATCCCCAAAGACGTGGCCTTCGGACGCTACTACAGCTCTG ATTTGCAGACGCCTAAACAGGGTGGAAGTGGATATGTTGACAGGAGACCTGTTCACgtctcact TCTTCCATTAACACCTCACTCTCCAACCATGGAAATGAATGCAGAACCAGAAACT ATGGAGCTTGAACAGTGGTTTGAGGAGATGATCTCAGATATTCTTACTCTACCTGCGCCGCCCTGA
- the LOC114846801 gene encoding signal transducer and activator of transcription 1-alpha/beta-like isoform X2: MSQWQELLRLNLVRGHLSHLYETTFPRHIRHSLCCYIESQDWDSAAVDECKANACFYALMLYLDEQKCSVQENNVLQAPDFPGMQDYLLKHFSNEPQRLAVVLSECLKEEKKVLALTSEPQPCVSPSVENNWSKLDNTVSDLKRQIMELKKENKTLEVLYENLDYIQKTWLDKVQQHTGPSQSQALNEECLKHTNFIIQTKQVVLQKVMNILNQVAHVVTVLVGVELPEWKRRQQMSCIGCPADTSLDHLQKWFTTVAEVLLHVRQQVQKMQDQDKKYNNSDVSNSSEAIDTCAQSLVMKLLTNALVVEKQPVMSSLLQRPLILKAGVRFTATVRFLINLPEFKDLLKVTPVFDKDVEAAVKGFRQFNFVRDNSKRLDVDSPGGGLAAEFAYMDIKRKTKAPNEQSHVGVCEELHLVTFVTTFQIAGLECNIQVSSLPVVVISSSSQVCSAWASVMWWNMLSPSEPWNLSLFSNPPPLSWQQLSQVLSWQFLAAGQRGLDENQLLMLRDKVGVDPEGLVYWSNFFKNESAWIWIDGILDLIRKYLVDLWREGHIMGFVSRERTRVLLQEKCTGTFLLRFSESSKEGAISFSWVKHSNGEAHVHAVEPYTKKELEFMSLPDVLCSYSVGSKFRKPLVFLYPDIPKDVAFGRYYSSDLQTPKQGGSGYVDRRPVHVSLLPLTPHSPTMEMNAEPETMELEQWFEEMISDILTLPAPP; the protein is encoded by the exons ATGTCCCAgtggcaggagctgctgaggctgaactTAGTGCGGGGTCACCTAAGCCACCTGTACGAGACCACGTTCCCCAGACACATCCGCCATTCGCTGTGCTGCTACATAGAGAGCCAGGACTG GGATTCTGCCGCTGTGGATGAATGTAAAGCCAACGCTTGCTTCTATGCGTTGATGCTGTATCTGGATGAGCAGAAATGTTCTGTCCAGGAGAACAACGTTTTGCAGGCACCTGACTTCCCGGGGATGCAGGACTACCTGCTG AAACACTTCAGCAACGAGCCGCAGCGACTGGCTGTAGTCCTGTCTGAATGTCtcaaagaggagaagaaagtcCTGGCTTTAACCTCTGAGCCACAG CCTTGTGTCAGTCCATCTGTGGAGAATAACTGGAGCAAGCTGGACAACACAGTCAGTGACCTGAAAAGACAGATTATG GAATTGAAGAAGGAAAATAAGACCTTGGAGGTTCTGTATGAAAACCTGGACTACATACAGAAGACCTGGCTGGACAAAG TGCAGCAGCACACGGGACCTTCACAGTCTCAGGCTCTGAACGAGGAATGTCTCAAACACACCAACTTCATCATCCAGACAAAGCAG GTGGTTCTGCAGAAGGTCATGAACATCTTAAACCAAGTGGCGCACGTTGTGACGGTTCTCGTTGGCGTGGAGCTGCCTGAGTGGAAGCGACGGCAGCAGATGTCCTGCATCGGTTGTCCAGCTGACACAAGCTTGGACCACCTCCAGAAGTG GTTCACGACTGTGGCGGAGGTGCTGCTACACGTACGCCAACAAGTGCAGAAGATGCAAGACCAGGACAAGAAGTACAACAATTCTGATGTCTCCAATTCATCTGAGGCCATTGACACATGTGCACAGTCCTTGGTCATGAAACTCCTTACAAA TGCTCTAGTGGTTGAGAAACAACCCGTCATGTCCAGTTTACTACAGCGGCCTCTGATACTGAAAGCCGGCGTGCGATTCACAGCGACAGTGAG GTTCTTAATAAACCTCCCGGAGTTCAAAGACCTTCTCAAAGTCACACCCGTGTTTGACAA GGATGttgaagctgcagtgaaagg GTTTCGCCAGTTCAATTTCGTCCGTGACAACAGTAAGAGGTTGGATGTGGACTCTCCTGGTGGAGGCCTTGCAGCAGAATTTGCATATATG GACATCAAACGGAAAACCAAGGCCCCAAATGAG caaagtcacgtgggagtctgtgaggagCTTCACCTCGTTACGTTTGTGACCACGTTCCAGATTGCAGGACTGGAGTGTAACATTCAG GTCAGCTCCCTGCCTGTCGTTGTCATCTCCAGTTCAAGTCAGGTGTGCAGTGCCTGGGCCTCTGTGATGTGGTGGAACATGCTGTCTCCCAGTGAACCATGG AACCTGTCGCTGTTTTCCAACCCCCCTCCACTCAGCTGGCAGCAGCTGTCACAGGTCCTGAGCTGGCAGTTTTTGGCTGCAGGCCAACGCGGACTTGATGAAAACCAGCTGCTCATGCTAAGAGACAAAGTTGGAG TTGATCCTGAGGGTCTTGTTTATTGGAGCAATTTCTTCAAG AACGAGAGCGCCTGGATTTGGATCGATGGAATCCTGGATTTGATCAGAAAGTATCTGGTGGATCTCTGGCGTGAAGG CCACATCATGGGCTTTGTGAGTCGGGAGAGAACACGAGTCCTGCTGCAGGAAAAATGCACCGGAACATTCCTGCTCCGCTTTAGCGAGAGCAGCAAGGAGGGAGCCATCAGCTTCAGCTGGGTGAAGCACTCCAACGGCG AGGCCCATGTGCATGCAGTGGAGCCCTACACCAAGAAGGAGCTGGAGTTCATGTCTCTGCCGGACGTTCTCTGCAGCTATAGTGTGGGCTCCAAGTTCAGGAAGCCTTTGGTCTTCCTCTACCCTGACATCCCCAAAGACGTGGCCTTCGGACGCTACTACAGCTCTG ATTTGCAGACGCCTAAACAGGGTGGAAGTGGATATGTTGACAGGAGACCTGTTCACgtctcact TCTTCCATTAACACCTCACTCTCCAACCATGGAAATGAATGCAGAACCAGAAACT ATGGAGCTTGAACAGTGGTTTGAGGAGATGATCTCAGATATTCTTACTCTACCTGCGCCGCCCTGA
- the glsb gene encoding glutaminase kidney isoform, mitochondrial isoform X1, protein MLHFRASAVPKEFFNATLKCVLPCSRQKSWFPSRRSSFGAASVRARAVGPHLKVLHAAPSRSTLRTGPSAAPVRYYCVKTEGAVELDEHLKKDGVGSEDKRRNPGILPSLEDLLFYTVAEGQEKIPAHKFLTALKTTGLRTGDPRLKECMETLKETLKKTSDGVTLDRQQFKKCVQSNIVLLTQAFRKKFVIPDFQSFTSHIDELYENAKKLTGGQVADYIPQLAKFSPDLWAVSLCTVDGQRHTVGDTKVPFCLQSCVKPLKYAVAVHDHSTEYVHSFIGKEPSGLRFNKLFLNEDDKPHNPMVNAGAIVCTSLIKQGASNAEKFDYVVNFLKRMAGTEYVGFSNATFQSERESGDRNFAIGYYLKEKKCFPEGTDMTSVLDFYFQLCSIEVTCESASVMAATLANGGICPITGERVLSPEAVRNTLSLMHSCGMYDFSGQFAFHVGLPAKSGVAGGILLVVPNVMGVMCWSPPLDKLGNSVRGIQFCTDLVELFNFHNYDNLRHFAKKHDPRREGGDQRVKSVVNLLFAAYTGDVSALRRFALSSMDMEQRDYDSRTALHVAAAEGHTEVVRFLLEACNVSPQPKDRWGNTPMDEAVHFGHHEVATILQQYQEKNVPPAGADAGGADTKPSTDKSLDSLL, encoded by the exons ATGTTACATTTTAGGGCTTCGGCAGTGCCTAAGGAGTTTTTCAACGCCACCCTCAAGTGTGTCTTGCCCTGTTCTAGACAGAAGAGCTGGTTCCCCTCCCGCCGCAGTTCCTTCGGCGCCGCCTCAGTTCGTGCCCGAGCTGTGGGTCCTCATCTGAAGGTCCTCCATGCCGCTCCCAGCCGGTCGACGCTCCGCACCGGGCCCAGTGCCGCCCCTGTCCGCTACTACTGCGTGAAAACTGAAGGGGCCGTGGAGCTGGATGAGCATTTGAAAAAGGATGGAGTCGGCAGCGAAGATAA GAGGAGAAATCCAGGGATTCTCCCCAGTCTGGAGGATTTGCTCTTCTACACCGTCGCAGAAGGTCAAGAAAAGATTCCTGCTCATAAATTTCTGACA GCACTTAAAACCACAGGGCTTCGCACAGGAGATCCCCGGCTGAAAGAATGTATGGAAACGCTAAAGGAAACTCTGAAGAAGACGTCAGATGGTGTAACTCTGGACAGGCAACAGTTTAAGAA GTGTGTCCAGAGCAACATTGTCCTGCTCACTCAGGCCTTCCGCAAGAAGTTTGTCATCCCAGACTTCCAGTCCTTCACCTCCCATATTGATGAGCTGTATGAGAATGCCAAAAAACTCACAGGAGGGCAG GTTGCAGACTACATTCCTCAGCTTGCCAAATTCAGCCCTGACCTGTgggctgtgtctctgtgcacGGTTGATGGACAGAG ACACACAGTCGGAGACACAAAGGTTCCGTTCTGCCTGCAGTCCTGCGTCAAGCCTCTGAAGTATGCTGTCGCGGTGCACGACCACAGCACAGAGTATGTGCACAGTTTCATTGGGAAGGAGCCCAGTGGCCTGCGCTTCAACAAGCTTTTCCTGAATGAAGACG ATAAGCCACACAACCCCATGGTAAATGCTGGCGCTATCGTTTGTACTTCACTGATAAAG cAAGGTGCAAGCAATGCCGAAAAATTTGACTAC gTTGTGAACTTTCTGAAGAGGATGGCAGGAACTGAGTATGTGGGTTTCAGCAATGCCAC GTTTCAATCCGAGCGTGAGTCAGGGGACAGGAACTTCGCCATTGGATACtacttgaaagaaaaaaag TGTTTTCCAGAGGGGACAGACATGACGTCAGTATTGGACTTTTACTTTCAG CTGTGCTCGATCGAGGTGACGTGTGAGAGCGCTAGCGTCATGGCAGCCACCCTGGCTAACGGCGGTATCTGTCCCATTACGGGTGAACGTGTGCTGAGCCCCGAGGCCGTGAGGAACACCCTGAGCCTGATGCACTCCTGCGGCATGTATGATTTCTCAGGACAGTTTGCCTTCCAT GTTGGTTTGCCAGCCAAGTCTGGGGTAGCAGGGGGAATCCTGCTGGTCGTGCCCAACGTGATGGGCGTTATGTGCTGGTCGCCTCCTCTCGACAAACTGGGCAACTCCGTTAGAGGGATCCAGTTCTGCACG GACCTTGTGGAGCTTTTTAACTTCCACAACTACGACAACCTGAGGCACTTTGCCAAGAAGCACGACCCTcgcagagaaggaggagaccAGCGG GTCAAATCTGTTGTCAACCTGTTGTTTGCTGCCTACACAGGAGACGTCTCGGCACTGAGGAG GTTTGCTCTGTCATCCATGGACATGGAGCAGAGAGACTATGACTCTAGAACAGCTCTGCACgtggcagcagctgaag GACACACAGAAGTCGTCCGCTTCCTGCTGGAGGCCTGCAACGTGAGCCCACAGCCCAAAGACAG ATGGGGGAACACCCCGATGGATGAGGCGGTGCACTTTGGCCACCACGAGGTCGCCACCATCCTGCAACAGTACCAAGAGAAAAACGTCCCACCTGCCGGGGCGGATGCTGGTGGGGCTGACACCAAGCCGAGCACAGACAAGAGCCTGGACAGCCTGCTCTAG
- the glsb gene encoding glutaminase kidney isoform, mitochondrial isoform X3, whose amino-acid sequence MTAAAGQMTLQGASNAEKFDYVVNFLKRMAGTEYVGFSNATFQSERESGDRNFAIGYYLKEKKCFPEGTDMTSVLDFYFQLCSIEVTCESASVMAATLANGGICPITGERVLSPEAVRNTLSLMHSCGMYDFSGQFAFHVGLPAKSGVAGGILLVVPNVMGVMCWSPPLDKLGNSVRGIQFCTDLVELFNFHNYDNLRHFAKKHDPRREGGDQRVKSVVNLLFAAYTGDVSALRRFALSSMDMEQRDYDSRTALHVAAAEGHTEVVRFLLEACNVSPQPKDRWGNTPMDEAVHFGHHEVATILQQYQEKNVPPAGADAGGADTKPSTDKSLDSLL is encoded by the exons AtgactgctgctgcaggtcaaatGACGTTG cAAGGTGCAAGCAATGCCGAAAAATTTGACTAC gTTGTGAACTTTCTGAAGAGGATGGCAGGAACTGAGTATGTGGGTTTCAGCAATGCCAC GTTTCAATCCGAGCGTGAGTCAGGGGACAGGAACTTCGCCATTGGATACtacttgaaagaaaaaaag TGTTTTCCAGAGGGGACAGACATGACGTCAGTATTGGACTTTTACTTTCAG CTGTGCTCGATCGAGGTGACGTGTGAGAGCGCTAGCGTCATGGCAGCCACCCTGGCTAACGGCGGTATCTGTCCCATTACGGGTGAACGTGTGCTGAGCCCCGAGGCCGTGAGGAACACCCTGAGCCTGATGCACTCCTGCGGCATGTATGATTTCTCAGGACAGTTTGCCTTCCAT GTTGGTTTGCCAGCCAAGTCTGGGGTAGCAGGGGGAATCCTGCTGGTCGTGCCCAACGTGATGGGCGTTATGTGCTGGTCGCCTCCTCTCGACAAACTGGGCAACTCCGTTAGAGGGATCCAGTTCTGCACG GACCTTGTGGAGCTTTTTAACTTCCACAACTACGACAACCTGAGGCACTTTGCCAAGAAGCACGACCCTcgcagagaaggaggagaccAGCGG GTCAAATCTGTTGTCAACCTGTTGTTTGCTGCCTACACAGGAGACGTCTCGGCACTGAGGAG GTTTGCTCTGTCATCCATGGACATGGAGCAGAGAGACTATGACTCTAGAACAGCTCTGCACgtggcagcagctgaag GACACACAGAAGTCGTCCGCTTCCTGCTGGAGGCCTGCAACGTGAGCCCACAGCCCAAAGACAG ATGGGGGAACACCCCGATGGATGAGGCGGTGCACTTTGGCCACCACGAGGTCGCCACCATCCTGCAACAGTACCAAGAGAAAAACGTCCCACCTGCCGGGGCGGATGCTGGTGGGGCTGACACCAAGCCGAGCACAGACAAGAGCCTGGACAGCCTGCTCTAG
- the glsb gene encoding glutaminase kidney isoform, mitochondrial isoform X2 — protein MLHFRASAVPKEFFNATLKCVLPCSRQKSWFPSRRSSFGAASVRARAVGPHLKVLHAAPSRSTLRTGPSAAPVRYYCVKTEGAVELDEHLKKDGVGSEDKRRNPGILPSLEDLLFYTVAEGQEKIPAHKFLTALKTTGLRTGDPRLKECMETLKETLKKTSDGVTLDRQQFKKCVQSNIVLLTQAFRKKFVIPDFQSFTSHIDELYENAKKLTGGQVADYIPQLAKFSPDLWAVSLCTVDGQRHTVGDTKVPFCLQSCVKPLKYAVAVHDHSTEYVHSFIGKEPSGLRFNKLFLNEDDKPHNPMVNAGAIVCTSLIKQGASNAEKFDYVVNFLKRMAGTEYVGFSNATFQSERESGDRNFAIGYYLKEKKCFPEGTDMTSVLDFYFQLCSIEVTCESASVMAATLANGGICPITGERVLSPEAVRNTLSLMHSCGMYDFSGQFAFHVGLPAKSGVAGGILLVVPNVMGVMCWSPPLDKLGNSVRGIQFCTDLVELFNFHNYDNLRHFAKKHDPRREGGDQRQQSYGPMDYESLQQELALKAPLWKKVSPTESHQDSSTTVVYRMDNVGK, from the exons ATGTTACATTTTAGGGCTTCGGCAGTGCCTAAGGAGTTTTTCAACGCCACCCTCAAGTGTGTCTTGCCCTGTTCTAGACAGAAGAGCTGGTTCCCCTCCCGCCGCAGTTCCTTCGGCGCCGCCTCAGTTCGTGCCCGAGCTGTGGGTCCTCATCTGAAGGTCCTCCATGCCGCTCCCAGCCGGTCGACGCTCCGCACCGGGCCCAGTGCCGCCCCTGTCCGCTACTACTGCGTGAAAACTGAAGGGGCCGTGGAGCTGGATGAGCATTTGAAAAAGGATGGAGTCGGCAGCGAAGATAA GAGGAGAAATCCAGGGATTCTCCCCAGTCTGGAGGATTTGCTCTTCTACACCGTCGCAGAAGGTCAAGAAAAGATTCCTGCTCATAAATTTCTGACA GCACTTAAAACCACAGGGCTTCGCACAGGAGATCCCCGGCTGAAAGAATGTATGGAAACGCTAAAGGAAACTCTGAAGAAGACGTCAGATGGTGTAACTCTGGACAGGCAACAGTTTAAGAA GTGTGTCCAGAGCAACATTGTCCTGCTCACTCAGGCCTTCCGCAAGAAGTTTGTCATCCCAGACTTCCAGTCCTTCACCTCCCATATTGATGAGCTGTATGAGAATGCCAAAAAACTCACAGGAGGGCAG GTTGCAGACTACATTCCTCAGCTTGCCAAATTCAGCCCTGACCTGTgggctgtgtctctgtgcacGGTTGATGGACAGAG ACACACAGTCGGAGACACAAAGGTTCCGTTCTGCCTGCAGTCCTGCGTCAAGCCTCTGAAGTATGCTGTCGCGGTGCACGACCACAGCACAGAGTATGTGCACAGTTTCATTGGGAAGGAGCCCAGTGGCCTGCGCTTCAACAAGCTTTTCCTGAATGAAGACG ATAAGCCACACAACCCCATGGTAAATGCTGGCGCTATCGTTTGTACTTCACTGATAAAG cAAGGTGCAAGCAATGCCGAAAAATTTGACTAC gTTGTGAACTTTCTGAAGAGGATGGCAGGAACTGAGTATGTGGGTTTCAGCAATGCCAC GTTTCAATCCGAGCGTGAGTCAGGGGACAGGAACTTCGCCATTGGATACtacttgaaagaaaaaaag TGTTTTCCAGAGGGGACAGACATGACGTCAGTATTGGACTTTTACTTTCAG CTGTGCTCGATCGAGGTGACGTGTGAGAGCGCTAGCGTCATGGCAGCCACCCTGGCTAACGGCGGTATCTGTCCCATTACGGGTGAACGTGTGCTGAGCCCCGAGGCCGTGAGGAACACCCTGAGCCTGATGCACTCCTGCGGCATGTATGATTTCTCAGGACAGTTTGCCTTCCAT GTTGGTTTGCCAGCCAAGTCTGGGGTAGCAGGGGGAATCCTGCTGGTCGTGCCCAACGTGATGGGCGTTATGTGCTGGTCGCCTCCTCTCGACAAACTGGGCAACTCCGTTAGAGGGATCCAGTTCTGCACG GACCTTGTGGAGCTTTTTAACTTCCACAACTACGACAACCTGAGGCACTTTGCCAAGAAGCACGACCCTcgcagagaaggaggagaccAGCGG CAACAATCCTATGGACCCATGGATTACGAGAGCCTCCAACAAGAGCTAGCTCTGAAAGCCCCTCTTTGGAAAAAGGTGTCCCCCACTGAGTCGCACCAGGACAGCTCCACCACTGTAGTCTATAGGATGGACAATGTTGGCAAGTGA